A stretch of DNA from Paenibacillus sp. FSL W8-0186:
GGTTGACGTACGCTTCAGCCACAGCGTGTACACGACGACGTAGACGAACATCCCTACAGCGCCGAATAATCCTGCGAGCAGGCCGGAGAAGCTGAACAACACTGCTAAACCAAATATGCCGAGAATAATCGCATACCATAATACGATTCGCGGCGACAGTTTGCCGGTAGGCAAAGCCCGCTTCTTCGTCCGCTCCATCTTCATGTCGAAGTCACGGTCGAAATAATTGTTGAACACACAAGATGAAGCCATTACAAGAACGGCTCCCAGTATCGTCCAGATTAATTTCCCATATTGCAAATCCCATTGAGAGGCCAGCCAAAACCCGGCAAATACCGCAATGACGTTAGAGCGGATAATCCCCGGTTTCGTTAAGGCTATGAAATCTTTCCAAGTTGCCGTTTCTCCCGGAGGAGTTGGTCTCACGGACAACGCAGGGGAATCCGATGGAGCAGTATAGCCTAGTGGTTTTTCCATGCGTTATATCTTCCTCCTATGCTTATATATATAAGATCAATTAAATTTCTAATGAATATACCCTCTTGCTATAAACTTTATCATATCAAAACATCGAAGTCTCTGACAATCGTTACATAATGATCAAGTTATTATGACAATTCCGTGACGACAGCAAAGAAAACCCGGATTTTCATCCGGGTTCTCTTGTTTTCAGCCTGGCCCTTCACCTAGCTTGTTGCTTATTTAGTAATAAACCCCATCATGCGCTGAACGTCTGAAAGCGTCTGCTCCGCCATCTCCGATGCTCTCTCTGCTCCCTGCTTCAAAATATCGAAAATTTCTCCAGTCTCCCTGATCTCACGGTATCGCTGCTGCAGCGGTTCAATGAGGCCAACTACGACTTCAGCCAGATCCTTCTTGAAGGCGCCATACATTTTGCCCTCATAGAGACGCTCGACTTCAGCCACCGGAATTTCAGCACACTGGCTGTAAATTGAAATGAGATTGCTTACCTCCGGCTTGTTCTCCCGATCGAATCTCACTTCGCTGCCCGAGTCGGTCGTCGCGCGGCTGATCTTCTTGCGGATATCGGCCGGCGAGTCCAGGAGCGAAATATAGCTCCCCGGATTCGGATTGCTCTTGCTCATCTTCTTCGAAGCGTCATCCAGCGACATAATGCGGGCTCCTACCTCCGGAATATACGGCTCAGGAATGGTAAAGTATTCTCCAAATCTGCTATTGAAGCGTCCAGCCAAATCGCGGGTCAGCTCCAAATGCTGCTTCTGATCATCACCTACGGGCACCAGATCTGCATTGTATACGAGGATATCCGCTGCCATCAGTGAAGGATACACGAACAACCCCGCGCCGACGGATTCCTTGCCCGCCGACTTATCCTTGAACTGAGTCATCCGCTCCAGTTCTCCCATGGCGGTCTGCGTAGTCAGGATCCACCCCAACTGCGCATGCTGCAGGACATGGGACTGCAGGTACACATTTGCTTTAGCTGGATCAATACCGGCCGCAACGAACAATGCCGCCACTTGTTCGGACTGCTCCCGCAAAGCAGCCGGATCCTGAGGCACCGTAATCGCATGGAGATCGACGACCATGAAGTTGCACAAATGCTCATGCTGGAGTTTTACGAAGTTTCTCAGTGCGCCAATATAATTCCCAAGAGTTAATTTTCCGCTGGGCTGAATGCCAGAAAGAACTTTTTTCACCATAACTTCCTCCTCGATATTTGGTAAATTAGGCAGAAACACAAAAAGCCCCACGCCCGCAAGGGACGTGAGACCGTGGTGCCACCCTTATTCGTCAAGCCCCGTAAAGCAGCTAACCGCTGACAAGCAGAGTCTTGACCTTGAAGCTCCGTAACGTGGAGCATAGCCGGCCGGCTTACTGGGACGGATCATTCGAACTGTCTTTTACGCTCGGCGCTCCAGGGTCCATTCAGCCTAAGCAGCTCCGCCGGTTCGCATCACCCACCGGCTTTCTGCGGAAGAAGTCCGCTTCGCTTACTTGTCCCTGTCATCGCGTTGACTATTGTTAAAATTATATGTCCAATGATACTCGCCGTACGGCTTACGTGTCAACTTCCGTTTCTCGTCCCCAGGAAAAAGTGTTATGATAAGGCTAGTTATTTGAATTCGATTATTTGTGGGAAAAGGAGCATCGATATGAAAAAAGTGACCAAAGGGCAATGGAACGGTTACGATACTTATACGTTACATAGCCGTGAGCTTGATGTCACGCTGCTGCCCCGCCTTGGCAATAATGTCATCCGCATATGGGATCATGTCCAGCAACGCGATGTACTTCGCCGCCCAGACGAAAGTGAACTCGATTTCTATTTGCAAAAGCCGTATCATTTCGGGATTCCTCTGTTGATTCCGCCCGGAAGAATTCGTAGGGGACAATTTACTTATGCCGGACAGGAATACCAATTTGACCGCAATACGGCCAATGACAACCATATTCACGGTCTTCACCGTACGCAAGCCTGGTGCGTCAGCGACATCGAAGAAGACGATGAGGGCTGTTCGATTACTACGGAATTCATCACTTCAGACGACCCGAATTGGGTTCGGCAGTTCCCAGTACCGCTTAAGCTGGAAATGACATTACGCCTGCAAGGGGCGAAGCTTATGCAAACGTTCCGGATTCACCACTTGGGAGATCGTCCTGCTCCTTTCGGGCTTGGCCTGCATACCTGGTTTTTATTGGATGGCCAGCCTGATAAGTGGACGATTACGCTGCCCGTCTCCGGGAAATATAAATTAGACGAGGAACTGATTACAACTGGTGAAGTCGAGCCGCTCGGCGAGCTTGAGGAGCTCACCGGTGGGTTGAAGCTGCAGGGGATGGATTTCGATACGATGTTCAGGATCGGCGACAACCCTGTCCGGGCCACGCTTATGCATGACGATGGATATGGCCTGGTCTACTCGGCCGACCCCGCTTATTTCAAGCATTGGGTGCTGTATACGAAGGGAGCAGCCGATCAGTTTCTGTGCATCGAACCTTATACCTGGCTCCCGGATGCGCCTAATTCGGGATTGCCCAACGAAGATACAGGGCTCATCGAGCTTCAGCCCGAGCAAAGTCTGGAGCTTAACCTGCAGTTGGAAATGATCCACCCCGAACCTAATTAAGTTCTATCTGCAGCTTTGAACGGGATCTATGGAATGAAGCAAGCAATTCTCTGCGGAGAATTGCTTTTTTGTGCGTTGCAATAATTACCAGAGCTATAGCTAGAAACAAGACTGCATATTTTAGCTCACGAAATCCATACTAAATTCACAAAGGCAAAGGAGGTGACAAACATGGCAAACGGAAGCCGTTCCAACAACCTTGTCGTTCCTCAAGCGAACGCTGCTCTGCAGCAGCTGAAATATGAAGCTGCACAAGAACTGGGCGTTCAAATTCCACAAGATGGTTACTACGGTAACTATACTTCCCGCGAGACCGGGTCTCTCGGAGGTTATATTACAAAACGTCTGGTTCAAATCGCTGAACAGCAATTGTCGGGTCGTTCTAACCAGTAATTAGCTTGTTCTATTCGCCGATAAAAAGGCAGGCGGTCTGCAATTTAGCAGGTCGCCTGCCTTTCCCATCGTTTCAAGCGTATGATTACACACGTTATTACAGGCATGTTATGAGATATCATGATATGTACTCGCCGGGTCCTTTCTCGAATAGCGCTGTATCATCAAATTCGCCATGTTGTAATTGGATTCCAAGATAGCATCCACAATAATCGTATCCTGCCGCAGTGCAAACTCATAGCTAATTTCCCCGTGCGTCCAGTAACGTTTGAACCTCAAGGCTTCAATAGCCATCGCTTTAAACGATTTCAACTGCTGATTTGTTAATCCTCTATCCTCCTCAGACAATTGTCCGTTACGACCTGCAATCGGATTATGGCGGATACCGAATTTCCCAATGGCATTATTGCGAATTTGAATAAAAACAGTTCCCGAGGTCATGCCGGATAATTCTTCTTCAAGCTCCTTAAACACCATGTCAACCTGCCTGGCAAGTGAAAGCTGGTCCGTCTTCAGCATATCCACCCTCCCTTCACATATAATTCCCCATCTAGGGCTTACGCCTCATTATATTCCAATATGACTAGCCGATCAACAATATAAAACAAAAATGGTTATTTATTACTATATCTATAGTTTTTTCAACAATTATAAATTAGCTTGTTCGCCAAATTACACACTTTTACGACAGCTTTCTTCCCTTTATTTTTCAGGGTTTTCGCGCTTATTCCCTGTTCGGGACAAAGTCGATTTTGCATTCATACGCCTGATGTAAATTTCAGTATAAGCAGTGACATATTTTGCACTACAGAATGTCAACATGTAAAATCAACATGGCATAAACTAGTTCTTTATACCCATCCATTTAGCTGTTATTTCTGATGATTCCGACAAAATGATGATTTTCGGCAAAAAAAAGCGGGGCTTCTGTTCAAAAGCCCCGCCCCGCTGAATTCATTTATTCTGTCAGTTCCAAGAACGCCTTGACGTCAGCTACAGCCAGGGCCATAGCCTCTCGCCAGAAGTCCGGCTGCGTTAGATCGACTCCAAGATGCTTGCTGGCCAGCTCTTCAACAGTCATTCGTCCCGTATCCTGAAGCAAAGCA
This window harbors:
- a CDS encoding O-methyltransferase, which codes for MLKTDQLSLARQVDMVFKELEEELSGMTSGTVFIQIRNNAIGKFGIRHNPIAGRNGQLSEEDRGLTNQQLKSFKAMAIEALRFKRYWTHGEISYEFALRQDTIIVDAILESNYNMANLMIQRYSRKDPASTYHDIS
- the trpS gene encoding tryptophan--tRNA ligase, which gives rise to MKKVLSGIQPSGKLTLGNYIGALRNFVKLQHEHLCNFMVVDLHAITVPQDPAALREQSEQVAALFVAAGIDPAKANVYLQSHVLQHAQLGWILTTQTAMGELERMTQFKDKSAGKESVGAGLFVYPSLMAADILVYNADLVPVGDDQKQHLELTRDLAGRFNSRFGEYFTIPEPYIPEVGARIMSLDDASKKMSKSNPNPGSYISLLDSPADIRKKISRATTDSGSEVRFDRENKPEVSNLISIYSQCAEIPVAEVERLYEGKMYGAFKKDLAEVVVGLIEPLQQRYREIRETGEIFDILKQGAERASEMAEQTLSDVQRMMGFITK
- a CDS encoding alpha/beta-type small acid-soluble spore protein, whose product is MANGSRSNNLVVPQANAALQQLKYEAAQELGVQIPQDGYYGNYTSRETGSLGGYITKRLVQIAEQQLSGRSNQ
- the cyoE gene encoding heme o synthase, giving the protein MEKPLGYTAPSDSPALSVRPTPPGETATWKDFIALTKPGIIRSNVIAVFAGFWLASQWDLQYGKLIWTILGAVLVMASSCVFNNYFDRDFDMKMERTKKRALPTGKLSPRIVLWYAIILGIFGLAVLFSFSGLLAGLFGAVGMFVYVVVYTLWLKRTSTWSTSIGAISGAMPPVIGYVAVTGKVDLGAWLLFALLFLWQPPHFWALGIRRVEEYRAAGYPLLPVVKGIPRTKLQMIPYLALLLPIPVLMYVYGYTGIWFLIIGEALSVIWLYMALKGIRSQDDDTWAKKVFIFSVNYLTISLIVMILDTVRI
- a CDS encoding aldose 1-epimerase produces the protein MKKVTKGQWNGYDTYTLHSRELDVTLLPRLGNNVIRIWDHVQQRDVLRRPDESELDFYLQKPYHFGIPLLIPPGRIRRGQFTYAGQEYQFDRNTANDNHIHGLHRTQAWCVSDIEEDDEGCSITTEFITSDDPNWVRQFPVPLKLEMTLRLQGAKLMQTFRIHHLGDRPAPFGLGLHTWFLLDGQPDKWTITLPVSGKYKLDEELITTGEVEPLGELEELTGGLKLQGMDFDTMFRIGDNPVRATLMHDDGYGLVYSADPAYFKHWVLYTKGAADQFLCIEPYTWLPDAPNSGLPNEDTGLIELQPEQSLELNLQLEMIHPEPN